Proteins found in one Amphiura filiformis chromosome 14, Afil_fr2py, whole genome shotgun sequence genomic segment:
- the LOC140169888 gene encoding LOW QUALITY PROTEIN: uncharacterized protein (The sequence of the model RefSeq protein was modified relative to this genomic sequence to represent the inferred CDS: deleted 3 bases in 2 codons) produces the protein MAAPTKEHVLQQKRRRENVELSFAQRLAGNEKKTRDRAIKKLNQWIEARSKKSGAFSEEDLMKLWKGLFYCMWMSDKPLVQEELAGKIADLTTSFATPDAALGFFDTCLMTIKREWAGIDFFRIDKFMMMVRKCLAQALVILKQNDWNESLVDMFLQILIKTPLNPDAWACPDGLRIHISDIFREELGKIGADQLSKEQVNKFVDPFCVLVTTTKSKSLSQIMLQEFFGEIVSQSDVGMEEGSDSEDEGIQSGGDGEQEAVSLKDEKKKQKRKGKVEDEEEEEGEEEEEEVKEGEELIDKWEEHLAEIPQLQYDFSAISDRLLELAGSKDTLHHVRRNVYIMVQKLRDLAVGFYPLPDLEQLQEEVQKVEKKTERELDPELREKVNLQNKLKKKKRKRRKKTSESEGDSAGDKKDDDDDDEEEEEEVEEEEMMSKQKRRKKEKKAQQKDVGPAGEDGEETTEKPRKKRKRRRKQKLQDQQVIGEGQEDDDPSPAKMAKVNDDDASEEQVKGQKSKDKGLKSKADVTAEDASGTEKLEIASPPRSSKKQKKKGDQSENTLQDTSRTGDVELESPMRSATKKQKASPATQSKNAPKTPRKDIVQQEESGSSVSSPKSVSTPKSSKKANRKSSIEGSLPSLSEETSGQDKIKVQGESAKKKRRKSSKLQEAEDSTPDTSSRDAAVEHGAEQKTATPGEKAQPRSAKKRGRKSQVAGDINPEVPSSEGAEKETSTPRSAKKKGRKSKAASEMEDGTEIQKGTTDKKGSPVEKEVTPISKRTRRKSAIIQAKLKEVGDDGDVPSTPVVTRRSKRLSESEDGDKGDELTTVKPATTPASAKKRVKIALSQNEVRAAKDYRKRVQNSPGIPFDSAKKPVQPALKFTPPTTRARSKVVSAKKKR, from the exons GTGCCTTCTCTGAAGAAGATTTGATGAAGCTATGGAAGGGTCTGTTTTATTGCATGTGGATGAGTGACAAGCCATTGGTCCAGGAGGAACTAGCTGGAAAAATAGCTGACTTAACTACCAGTTTTGCAACGCCTGATGCAG CGCTTGGTTTCTTTGATACCTGCCTGATGACAATCAAGAGAGAATGGGCAGGGATTGATTTCTTCAGGATAGATAAGTTTATGATG ATGGTGAGGAAATGTTTGGCACAAGCGTTGGTTATACTGAAGCAGAATGACTGGAATGAAAG CTTGGTAGATATGTTTCTTCAAATCCTCATCAAGACCCCATTGAACCCAGATGCCTGGGCTTGTCCTGATGGTTTGCGTATCCATATCAGCGATATATTTAGAGAAGAATTGGGTAAAATAGGAGCCGATCAG CTAAGCAAAGAACAAGTGAATAAGTTTGTGGATCCATTCTGTGTGTTGGTCACCACCACTAAGAG TAAATCACTTTCGCAAATAATGCTGCAAGAATTCTTTGGTGAGATTGTGAGCCAATCAGACGTGGGCATGGAGGAAGGCAGCGACTCGGAGGACGAAGGGATACAGTCTGGTGGAGATGGAGAACAAGAGGCGGTGTCCTTGAAAGATGAGAAGAAGAAACAGAAGAGGAAAGGGAAG GTTGAagatgaggaggaggaagaaggggaggaggaggaggaggaggtgaaAGAGGGAGAGGAGTTGATTGACAAGTGGGAAGAGCATCTGGCAGAGATTCCACAGTTACAG TATGATTTTTCAGCCATTAGTGACCGTCTCTTGGAGCTCGCTGGTAGTAAAGATACTCTTCATCATGTAAGAAGGAATGTCTATATCATGGTGCAAAA GTTGAGAGACCTCGCTGTTGGATTTTATCCATTGCCCGACTTGGAGCAGCTGCAAGAGGAGGTCCAGAAGGTTGAGAAGAAAACTGAAAGGGAACTGGATCCAGAATTACGGGAGAAAGTAAATCTCCAGAATaaattgaagaagaagaagagaaagcgAAGGAAGAAGACCAGTGAAAGCGAAGGGGATAGTGCTGGTGATaagaaggatgatgatgatgatgatgaggaggaggaggaggaagtggAAGAGGAGGAAATGATGTCTAAACAAAAGcggaggaaaaaagaaaagaaagcacAACAAAAGGATGTTGGACCGGCTGGAGAAGATGGTGAAGAAACAACCGAGAAGCCACGAAAGAAGAGGAAACGAAGGAGGAAGCAGAAATTGCAAGATCAGCAAGTAATTGGTGAAGGTCAAGAAGATGATGATCCTAGTCCAGCTAAGATGGCGAAGgtcaatgatgatgatgcttctgaagaacaggtcaaaggtcaaaagtcaaaggaTAAGGGGTTGAAATCAAAGGCTGATGTTACGGCAGAAGATGCATCTGGCACAGAGAAGTTAGAAATTGCAAGCCCACCGAGATCATCCAAGAAACAAAAGAAGAAAGGCGACCAAAGTGAAAATACACTACAGGATACTAGTAGAACTGGTGATGTTGAGTTGGAGAGTCCAATGAGATCTGCGACAAAGAAACAGAAAGCAAGTCCTGCAACACAAAGTAAGAATGCTCCCAAGACACCTAGGAAAGACATTGTCCAGCAAGAGGAATCTGGATCATCAGTAAGCTCTCCGAAGTCAGTAAGTACTCCAAAGTCATCCAAGAAGGCAAACCGTAAGTCTAGCATAGAAGGTAGTCTACCGTCATTGAGTGAAGAGACATCAGGACAGGACAAAATCAAGGTACAGGGTGAATCAgcgaagaagaagagaagaaaatCAAGTAAACTACAGGAAGCGGAAGACAGTACTCCAGACACATCAAGTAGAGATGCAGCTGTGGAACATGGTGCCGAGCAGAAGACTGCAACTCCCGGAGAAAAAGCACAACCAAGATCAGCCAAGAAGAGAGGGAGAAAGTCACAAGTTGCAGGAGACATCAATCCAGAGGTACCAAGCAGTGAAGGTGCTGAGAAAGAGACTTCAACTCCTAGATCAGCTAAGAAGAAAGGGAGAAAGTCAAAGGCTGCATCCGAGATGGAAGACGGCACCGAA ATTCAAAAGGGCACCACCGATAAGAAGGGAAGTCCAGTGGAGAAAGAGGTGACACCAATCTCGAAGAGAACAAGGAGGAAGAGCGCCATCATTCAGGCTAAATTGAAAGAAGTAGGCGACGATGGTGATGTCCCGTCTACTCCAGTGGTTACCAGGCGATCCAAGAGACTGAGTGAGAGTGAGGATGGCGACAAAGGAGATGAATTG ACTACTGTAAAGCCAGCCACAACACCTGCCAGTGCCAAGAAGAGAGTCAAGATTGCACTGTCTCAAAATGAAGTCAGAG CTGCTAAGGATTACCGCAAACGTGTCCAGAATAGTCCGGGAATCCCGTTTGATAGCGCCAAGAAACCAGTCCAACCAGCACTCAAGTTCACGCCACCTACAACTAGGGCTAGATCTAAAGTTGTGTCTGCCAAGAAGAAGAGATGA